The sequence CCCAACAGCAGTACTATTGTCCTCACATAGTGAACTCCAGATGGCAGAGATGCTGTAACAATACACTTGAGTATTTAGTCTCTCTGAAGGCTCAAATCCGTGACTGAATAAATAGTTCTATCAGGGTAACTCCACTTTGAAAATCTTTTCAGCAAACTTTTTGTAGGTCCATCTGTAGTTGGCAGTAATGAAcatcagaaggaaaagagaagacatTATAGATAGACCTCAAACAACTACAGCCTTTGAAGTGTTTCCCACCACTCTCTTTAAAATGTCTGTAAATTATGAAGCACAACCCAAGCCCTGAACTTTAAAGTCAGTGCCCACATTCTAAAGTGAACAGGACTCAGAATTAGGCAATATTATTAGGctaaacttaaaaaaatgttcatCAGAAAAGACTGAGCTAAGACTACAGTACTAAAGCCAaagtcagaaaacaaaacataacaaaCGCTAAAACTGTGCACACTTAGGAATTTTCACCTGACTGAATCCTAGTAAAATTTCTTACACCTGATTGCTACCTAGAAGTACTGGCAGTTATGTGTAGGAGCAAGCATTGAGCTGTTCACTAAAGCCTGTGTCTCTCAGTATTTTATACTGGTTAGATTTGCATGTTCTAGGTACTTACCTgaggaaggaaggcagcagaTGGTGTGCCAGGACCTTGAAAAACCTCTGACTTTAGTAAGCGAAGCTCCATATTTTACTAGTGGGTATTTTCAGCTAATGGGAATAATGCAGTTGAGAGCTGTGTCAAGTCTCACAGTAGATGAGAAGTAAAACTTAACCAATGGCACCATGGCTATCAGAGGATTGTGCAATAAAAATCTTGCAGGGCAAATTAAGTCTTCCATTTTAATAGCTGTGTGCATCTATCTATACAAGTATCACTGCATTTAGCAGGTTTGTCCAAATTTATCTAATTTGAATTTAGTGAGTTCAAAGAATAGAGATGGGATTGATTAGTTATAATTTGATTTTAGCTATGTTGGTTATTTAAGATCAAATGTAGAATAAAAAGTCCTGTTCTACACTCATTAAATGCTTAATGTGCCTTCATAGTAACATATTTGCTAAGTAATCATTGTTTTTATTGAATTACCAgagacagagggaaaaaaagctctTGTCACATTGCAATGAGCTTCTGTTTATGATGTTGATCATGACTGTGATCAAGGAATTCTTGTTAACACCAAAACCccttattaaaaaagaaacacaccTGAATAAAACTGAACTCCCTCCAGTTTAAGGCACTGTTTACTGAAGGGATGGAAGTTACTGCCAGCAAAGAAAGCAATCCAAGACTCATTATTCCAAAGGAGATATACATTTCAATTCGCCACACTTCTTCCTCATTCCAAGAATTCTCAACATTTGCATGAACCtgatgaaagagaagaaagaatgaAGTTTATtctaaagaatattaaaaaataccaaCAGAAGTTATTTTGCTGACTTCAAGTTCACAGTCACAGGACAACTATAAAATGTGGTCAAATATTTCAGAGGTTTCCTCATGCCTTGGAGAAAAACAACTATTTCCTTACTGCTGATATTGGCTCTTGCtagattaaaatatattaaacataGAAATTTAGATGAGATGctaaaagaaaatgttacatTATATACCATTTACAACAATACCGGTATAAAATCAGGTAATTCTGCACATTCTTATACACTGTAGAACAGAAGCTGTGTTATTCAGACTCTGCAAACTTAAATTCTGTAACATAAGTTGGATAaacctgaaatttttttttaatttataaattagaTTATAAATTTATAAGTCACATTTAGAAAGGACTtaatttctttcagcttttctatGCTAGTCCAAGCTTGCTTCTCTCTTTCACTACTGACATCAGATTTTTCCAAGATGGTTCTCACTGGAGAGCTTTaccagaaaaaagaaacaattcagGACCTTAACAGCTAAGAAACTTagatattcaattattttttccacttcCAGGTTAACTTCTGCAATATGACGTGTCTTGAAAAAGGTGCACTAGAAATATTAGCAAGTGAGAGTTTTACAGTATCATTAAAACTAAGATAATTTCTTAGAAGTACCAATGAATCCTTTagtattattaattttaagtgTGAATTATGGTTTCTTGCTGCCTATTACagtttttcccttcctttctcttAAGTTCAGTTTTTGATGCTAGCTCTTTCAGAGTTTGTGATACTCCCTGTTAATTTGTTACATtcaattttatttccttatttggttttcctttctgttctATCACTTCTCTCTTTCCTACAGATTTTATGTGGTGAATGGCAATGCTGTTTTTTTGGCAATGCTGCTTTTCTGCTACTTTAAAGGTTACAATAAGCTGTCTCACTGAGAGACAGCAGCATCAGACTAGAGATTTGCTAGAGAATGTTTCAGGGTTATGCAAGATCAATTGTTCCTGGAAACTATGAGTCAATTTCTATTGCCTGCAATAGAGGATATccacagaattttaaaagaataaagtattttttagcATTGGTCCAAAATGTTACAAAATATAagtatcttctttttttcctttttggaacACAGGAGTAAGATCTGTAAGCATGATTACAGTAGCTTGTACTTTTCATATTTGTAAATGCACTTATGATACACATACTTCCCCCATGTCTTAAGTATACATAGAAAACAACATACCTCAGaatcttcctgctgctgctcttatCCTGCCTATCCTACATTCTTCTTGTGCTTATTGCTATCAGGAATTTCAGTAGGACATGTCCTTGATTCCCCCTATCACACAAACTTGACTGCAGATTGACCCACAAGGTGAGCAAAATGCACAGGTATTTCTTTTAGCCTCCTTATCTGGCACCACCTATGCATAAGATAACCCATAACTTTTGTGCCAAAAGAAGCAGAGCAGATTAAGAAAAACCCAGTTATTGTGTTCAGGAGCCATATGCACCCAGCCAAGGCACTTTTGGCTGATTGAACTAAAGACTCTCACCTGTTGATATGCCATGTTGAGGAACAAGTACCGCTCTGATCTCCTCATAGGCAAGCAGAGGCTGTACACCACGTGCACTGctgcaaagaaaaaactgagcagtccaagCTGCTTTCGACACTGGAGCCAGTTGTCCAGCCAAGGAGGAAACCGCCGGTACTTAGTGCCATAGTAAAGCTGATAAGCAGCTGCAATAAGTCCTGATAAATATACCAGAGAAAGCAAAGTGATAGCAACAATTGGCAGAGTCTTGTTCACAATCTCAATGGGAATCTTGTAAAAGTCACTCTGCTGATTTCTCATGTATGGATGGATGACATCTCTGACAAAGGAatagatgaagaaaaatgttgCCAGGCTAATGGCAATCAGTACAGGCCCCTTCCACAGGGTGAACAGTCGCAGAGGCAGGTTTTCAATCTCCCTTGAAGATGACAATGCCCCCAAATCAATAGGAATGAAACTGAGCTGACGGGCAAGTTCAATAACTTGATGGCGAGCCTGAACATTGTTACTGCATATATAGACCTGTTGGGAGAGTTAAGGGAATTGTCTGTAGTCAGAGAAAAAGTCTCAAAGGTAAACAAATACCAGCAAAATCCACCAAAAACCTTAAGGGCTTCTAAATCAAAACTACAACACAACTGCTAAAACTGTACACTTTATCACAGCTTATATTGCCAGCATGACaataaaatcacataaaaatcTAGCCAAAGTGCAGATATGCACATTGATTTAGCAACAGAGTAATCAAAACAAAATTGGCTTTTTCTTGGATTTAATAATGGGGAATGTCTTAGTAATCTGTACACTGAAACCTATCATACCGAAATGTCTGCAGGACTGGACTAACTTGAAGCTACAACTAAAAGCAtgtcagaaaaaacaaaatctctATTATATCTCAAAATACAGGAATCTTGAACAACGACCCTTAAACAACTATAGCATACACAGACTGAGAAGCAGCAAACTGTGTAATCTCTCCATGGTTAACAGTTTTAGCCTTATTTCATAACCCAAATTTCCACAGATTgcagaaaagacaaaaactAGCAGCCAAATAAGAACTTGTTCTAAAGGCACTTATTACACAGTGAAAGAAGTGTACTGCTACAAAGTACTTCAAGGTTCTATTAAAATTTTCAATGGACTATAGTTTGCTCAACACTATTTGCTGATCATCTGCATTGAAGCAAGTATGATCTGTTTTGACTGAAGTGAATTAGTGTTGCGGTATTCTTAAAGGGGATAAAAGAAGCATGGTGAAGTTATTTTTTAGATTACACTAGTTCCATATCAATTGCATTCCATTTTAATCTACCTGAAGTGCCAGAAAACTGAATTTAGTCTCCAGCAGTCATGTTGCATCACTTATTTCTTATGTATTATTCAGATTTCATAAAGCTGTGAAGGACTGAATGCTTGTACAGTCTTAAATCCTTTACATCACTTCagcaaaacatgaaaaacataAAGGGGTGTTTTCTATATGCAGGATGGATTTCAGAACatactgggaaggaatttgAAATGATGTTCACAAGCAGGCCTGGATCAAATGAATGATCACTCAGAAACATATGTGCTGCCTTCTGTTCCCTCATATTTATGATTTTGGGGCACTCTAAAATCTACATTATTTCTTTCAATCACTTTGCTGCTACACTGAATGCAAGCATTTGTAGAACAGCTGATTCTCAACCTCTGAGATTGGGACCTGAGATTTCTGTGCATCTCTTTCAATAGTTCACCCCAACGCTGCCACTAAAATGCACTGGAAAAGACTGTCTCATCCCTTGTATAAAGCATCAGGAAACACATGAACGTATTTCCTATGGAAAACATTGAGACTCAACTCTTCTCCTGTCTGTAGTCACCAAAAGGTCAGTTATTTAAGATAGTATCCACATTTCCTCTGCAGTCTTTAAAGACAACAGGCAATGCAGGGGAAAAAACTGGACCATTTACTTTATTTGTCTTACAATGGGATGAACTAAACTCTAAAGGTTTTATTGGCTACTAAAATGTAAGCTGAAGGTCCAACATTTTAGGCATGTTAAGTCAGGGAATGTAAATCTCATGAGTTCTGGTTGTTACATTCAGCTCCTGTCATTTTCATtgacaaataaattaaattaatacaaATAGAAACATTTACCTGTCTGCTGGCATCCTTTGGTCCTAACTGTAGTGACCATGCTGAAATGACATTGAATCCTTTGACAATTACGGAATCGGGAAAAAGTGATGCCAAATACTCTGCATTGGAGTCTGGATATTGGTCTACTCTTGTATTATTGCTGACATCAATCAGAATTTTACCAGCAAGTAAATGTTTGAGATCCCACAAAGAGGTGTAATGTTCTCTGTGTATGGCTACAAAAATTATGTTTGTTTTAGCTACTGCATCTTCATGGTGAGTGACATCAACCACATGGGGAAAGAAGTCAGCAGCGTGTTTAGGGTTTCTGCTCCCTACGACCACGTGGTACCCACATCTGATAAGTCTGATTGTCAATGACTTCGCAAAGTCTCCACTTCCAATGATGCCTATCGTGACCTTACTGGCATCCTTGAGTATGCCATTGGCAGCATTTGGTAGGAAAGTTTCATTGAGGTTCTTGGGACTCCCCATCATAGAGATTGATTCCATACTTCCAAGACACCAAACCTACAATGATttctgtagggaaaaaaaaaaccaaaaaaacaaaaaaggaaagagaagaaaagaaaaaagaaaaaacaaaagaaggaaaaatcagCATTATACAATTTTATGAGACCTCTAAATTCATTAACACCTCTGGAAGCAAAATCTTTGGTTCTGTTTCATACTACATTTTCTGCTTAATCAAGTATGTGCTAATTAATTTTGTCCTGCAGTATGTCACCAAtaggagaaagaagaaacataAAGTACTTTAGCACTTCAATAATGCAGTTACCTAAGTAAAATCCATTTTTTCATCTTCTATTTCTTAACTTCCACTGCCCTGGATTACTGGCCCACAGGATAACTTGGTATTCCTGAAACTGATGGAAACATGTAAAGAAAATTGGAAAATGGTAAAGAGCACTGGCCTGTGATCAGCATGAGATCAGTGAGTACATGGAAGCCAAGTTCCATTAAAAGTTTATGCAGGTTATTATTATGATATCCTCTCCTGGCCATGAAGTAGGAGATGCAGAAGTCTCAAAGATGCACATGTCTTGAGACCATGACAAACATCCATCTGACACACTCACCTGTCAGCTTGGAAAATGGGCTGCCCATGTCGATCCAATGGCAGAAACAACAAAGAAATTTATCAAGACTTAGTCGTGCGATCACTAATGACATTTCTAGGTCAGCCTGCTTGGTCTGTATAAGGATTAACTGTGGGTGCAAGAGTAAAGGATTCAAGGCCATGAGTCACAAATATGCTAAACACAATTTTCTATCCAGGCAAGATAAATCCTGGACACAAACACATGGAACAGTCTTCCATAAAAAGCTAATGGCAGGAAGAGACAGATTTCACCCAACAATAAAAGGGAAGATAATTTTAGGACTCAAATTCAGTGTAGTAAGggatgtttttaaagaaaaacagaagctaaggctcacagaaaaataaaataaatactgctCTATCCTTAGTCACAGAATTTCAATAAAGCTCtaataaagacattaaaaaccaacaaaacaacccTCAGGAGGGAAGTGTTCACATGAAACCACAGTTATGACCTAGGTGGTTCTGCATCACTGGTGGgggttgaccctggctggagGCCAGGTGTCCAAAAaggtgctgctctatcactcctCAGCTGGGCTGAGGAGAGAAAATACCATGAAAGGCTCATGAGTTAAGGACAGGGGGAGAACACTCACCAATTACCACCAGAGACAAACCAGACTCTACTTGGGGAAATTAACTGACTTTATTACAAATCAAGTCAGAACAGGATAATGACAAGTAAAACAAATCCTAAAGAAATACCTTCCCCTCACCCCAGTAAGTTTCTTCCTGGGCTTAACTTTATTCCCAAatctctgcctcctcccctctgcagcacagggagacagggaatggacattatggtcagttcatcacatgcTGTTTCTCATGCTGCTTCTTCCTCAGGGAGAGAAGTCCTTCTTCTGCACCAGCATGAGGTTCCTCCCAAAGGAAAGTCCTCTACATACTTCCCACAGGCTACAGTTCTTCACAAACTCCTCCAGTGAGGGTCCCTTCTACAGAGTGCAATCCTTCAGGAACAGTGCTGCAGCATGGGTCCCCATGGGGTCACAAGCCCTACCAGGAAACCTGCTCCAatgtgggctcctctctccacaggtccATGCCAGAAGCCTGCTCCACCCCTTCtcatggggtcacagcctcctctcagagATCCACCTACACTGTTGTGgggctcctccatgggctgcaggtggatctctgctctaCCATGAACCTcatgggctgcagagggacagctgcctcaccatggccTGCACCACATGCTGCAGGGGAATGGCTAATCCAGTGCTTAGGGCACCTCTTTCTTCTTCACTGGCCTTGGTGTCTATGTACGTTGtttctctcacatgttctcatcctctgttctgcagctgcaattactttttccccccttcttacCTATGTTACCTGAGAGGTAACAGCCATTGCTGATGGGCTAAGCCCTGGGTGTCCATCCCACACCCAGCTGACACTGGCCCCATTAGACACAGGGTAAGATTCCTGCAGCTTCTAACAGAAACCACCCCTACAGCCCTCCTCCCCATCCAGCTACCAAAGTCTTGCCAGGCAAAGCCAATACAATTGTAGAACCGGAATAAAGTCTGAAAATTAAAGAAGCAAATGAGGAGAGGCAGACTAAGAAGGAGCAAAAAGAAACTACAATGTTGCTGTCTTGGGAGCAATCAACAACAGACCACacagaaccttttcctgagctACCATCCAAGAGCTGATATGATGGTAATTAATCATCAGCAGGGAACACAAACCAGCCATTGGCTACTAATACAGCATGTGTGGTGAACAATTAAAAGCAGATTTGTGTTTCAGAAATTAGAGGGAGCTACTAAAAGAATGGGCACTTTCAGCTTTGACTAGAAGGTACAAAGTCACCAAAACTGGGCTCAGAAATTCAAGACAGAAAGCAATATGTGAAAATGACCATAAAGTattcaaagaaaatattctaaCAGTGAATCCTTCTGGCAGAGGCAGAACACAAAGATTTTTATGCATGCACCCAAAAAAGCATTGCCTTTTTCCTTATAACTGACCTGAAACATATTTAACACATGACTAAACTACCAGTGTTTCCTGTATCAGGATGGGTTTGCAGCCAGGAATAATGAGATAAGAAATGTAACTGTAACATGTAACATGTATGCTTTCCCTATATGATTAGAGTGGCCCATTTCAGTTCATACCCTGTAACCAGAACATGCTGCAAAACTGTGAGATTGAAAGGGAACTACCATAAAGAAATGGGCTACCCAGTACCATTTAACCATGCTGCAGCCTAGTTTCAATTTTAGTCCAAAGGATCCTGGGGAGAGTGGGCACACAGGACTTGGACATGATTAATTGCCCTGGTGAGCTGAATTTGGCCTGCTGGCCAAAGTTTCTCACTGCCTGTTCTAAGGAAAATACAGCGTGAGCAACagaatcaaacaaagagacttcATAAAAAACCCTCAGGGAACAGGCTGACATGACTTTTAGACAAGTAATCTAAGAGAGGTACAAGAGCAGTTACTGAAAGGGACCATGTGCACAACTGCAATTCAGAGGCAAGAGCATAAAACTGCAACAGGAGAGCTTCCCTGACCTGAAAAATCacacaagattaaaaaaataatgttatgGGCATGGCCAAGGAGCACtataaaaagacaaagaaacagTGCCATCGTGAAGGGATAAAATCAGAACAAGGATGGTACAGAACTGAATTTGTAACTAGTTAAGAAGATAAATGGCAACAAGCAAAAGTTCCataaatacaagaaaaagataaaagacaGAAGGCAAGGGTTATAGCTTCAGAGGAAAAGGGATGAGTTATAACTCAATACTATTGCTAAATGTCTTCTTTATTTCAGCCCTCAACATAAAAGTTAACTGTAAATAGGTATTTAAAGAAATTCCTTCTACAGAGAGACAGACAGTGAGGCAAAGTGGAAAAGGTAAGTTAAGAGTAAAGGATAAAGTTAAAGATAAGATAAAGATTTTCAAGTCAGCAGACACTTATGAAATCAGCCCGTGATGCTTAAAATGCTGACCAAAGTGACATCTTCAGAACTAAAGAGATGACAAGACCAGGTTACCACATATTGCTTAAAGAAGGGAGGATGACTACGGAAAACAAAGACTTGTTAGCCTAACTTCAGCCCCTGGACAGGTTTTTCATCAAGTTATTGTGCAATCAACTAGTAAATAAATGGGAAGCAGATGATAAGAAGCAGTTGAAGTGAGTTGTTCAGGAAGAGATTTCAACAAAACCAACTTCTTTTACGAACTAATTTCAGATATAACAAAATTATAGAAGTGACACAGATTTGACATATGCTCTTAAATTAGCTAAGAGAACATCAAGAGCTATGTCAGCCAGATGGTGACACACGTGAAAAAATGGTTCTGGAAAAGTACGGGAGGAGAAAACCGAACCAGCGCAGGCCGGGCCGCGGTATCTGTGACGCCGCGCTCGGGCACTCACGGGGCGCGGgctgcgcggggcgggcggcaggccgggccgggccggtgcCCCTGGGCGGCAGCGCGCCGAGGGAATCCAGCCCGGAGCAGCTCGGCggggccctgggccgggccggCATCTCCAGCTGCGACAACACCGCCCGTGACAggagcgccggccccgccgcccgccgcggggcgggggctcGCCGGCCCGCCAGGTACCGGAGCCGCCCGGGCGCGGCTGCCCGAGGCcggcccgctccgctccgcgggGCGCCGGCACCGCCAGAGCCCGCCCGGAGAGCGGGGCAGCCGCTGCGCTGGGCAGCGGCAGAGCCCcgccggcggcggccgcgccgagGAGCGCCCGGCAGGGAtggggcccggcccgcccggccccggcgccgctcaCCTCCGGCCGCCGCCAGCAGcaccgcgccgccgccgctccgcctcGCACTCGGGCCCGCAGtgccgggcgggcggggaggcGGCGCCGCTCCTGCCGCTGCGCCCGCCCCCTGCGGCCGCCCCGCCACCGCGgccgggcggcgccggggccgtgGCGGCCCCGGTGGGTGCCGAGTTGGTCGTGAGCCGGCAGGTGTGTGCTTGCGGCTGGGAGGGTCGGTGCTGTCCTGGGATGCGTCGGAAGCCTGTGGCCAGCAGGTGATTTTACCCCTCTGCTCGGCtctggtgaggccacatctggagtgctgagtCCATTCTGGGCTCATCAGTGCAAGAAAAACTACTGGAGAGGGTCCAGGGGACACAACAAAGATGCTGAGGGACCTGGATCATCTCTCTTACGAGAGACTGTGGGATCTTGGcctgtttagtctggagaagagaagacagAGAGAGTCTCATCAGTGCATATAAATACCTCAAAGACAGGTGTCAAGAGGGTGGTGCCAAGTGCTTTTCAGTGGTTcccagcaacaggacaaggagcaattGCCATATACCAAAACTCAAAAATGTCCACCTCAACATCAGGAAAAACTACTTCACATTCCAGAGCACTGGaactggctgcccagggaggttgtgtAGCCTAAAGAcattcaaaacccacctggatgcATTCCTATGTAACCTGCTCCAGGTTACCCTGCCTTGACAGGTGttagatgatctccagagatcTCTTCTAACCTTAacaattctgtgtttctgtgtctgtgtgatCTGTGACAGCATGGAGGGTCGGTGTGGGGAAAGAGGGCTGTGGATGGCCCTGCGATGGATGGCCCCTCAGCTTTGGCCACTGTCGCTGACCGGCCACCTTTCCTTATCCTCTCCTGGCAGAATGGTGCTGCTGCAACCAGTGCCAGCTGTAGGGCTGGGGACTTGTACCATCATATGTCACAGAATGgcagggttggaagggacccttcAAGGTCACAGAGTCCAACACCCTTGCAATGAGCATGAACATCTTCCACTAGATCTGGTTGTTcacagctccatccagcctgactGAATGTTTCCAACAATGGGGCacccaccacctctctgggcaacctgttcctaCATTTCACCACCTTTCtcatgaaaaattaattctgagaGGGTGTtgggtgtccctgcagcccagaaGAGCTTCCCAGGTTTGGTTAGTGGGGAGGTCACTATGTGACACCCATGTACCCCATGTTTGCTGTGTGCCCAGTATACTCTGTATAGGTGGGAGTAAAGCTGAGCCCCAAGATCTGATTTCTATCTTGTTTGACATGGGAATTTCCAGTTGAAGACAAATGGagcttttccctgaaaaagcaTAGCTTCTGATTTTAACATCTTCTGATTAACCtaataaattctgcttttcattaGGCTATGCTATGTATGTAACAAGGTATGATCCTCAATACTTTGTTTCAAACTGACCAATCCATATGAAAATGTGTCTTTCCTGTTGCAGCAAAAACTGATGAATACACAGGTGACACTTAAACACTGAAGGTgacatttttcatcttttgtgTATGCATGCTGACTTGTTTCTATGATGTATTAACCGAGGACTTCAGCAAAATTAACCATGCAATCAATACAAACATTTGTTTCCACATATAATCATGATAACCATACTGTAGAATTTGAAGAGATGActgtgacacttttctgttgtaGTTCAGAAGCCATTCATTCCCTCCCCAATTACTAAATAAGTAATTTTCTTGAtgttgaaaaaatatatttttaaagtatttttttatttggtaaACAGATGCATGAAAATTATACTGCTTGATTTTCCAAACTGCATTTTCAGCTCTCAGACATAGAGGACTGAGTTGTTActccacagaaaaaaaccaaaaatgcgAACCCATTGACAGACCACTCAGAACTGAATGATGCTTTCCATGGTGAGAACTGGCATTTCAGCTCTTAATTTTCTTGTTCTAATATTCTCCTTTGCTATTGATTCAAAAGTCATTATCCCAGGCTTGTTTTTTGGTAGCCAGTATAGTATGAGCTCAAAAATTTTACTCCAGTCAAAatatatatcaaaataaaagAGCAGAATGCTCTTTCCTGCATTGTTTGTGTCTGATTCTCTTTATATGCTACTTTATGTTACTCCTGTCACCAGAAAAGTATTTACATGAAATGGGCTCTTGAGTCATGTGCCTCAAAATGATAAAGTATCATACAAAATCAGAGCAGTCACAGTCTTataattcttaatttatttGAGTTAAAGACTTAATAAGAAGACTATAAATTGGAATGTTTGTCATTGCTTTCctgtgggattttttaaaacattatttcagcATAAAGTCTTGAACCAAAGACTCCAGCGTTTAGGAGATGGTCATTACATCTGTGTTGATTCTTTTAGCAAGCAGGGAGCTTTTTCCTTATGCAGGTGTATGACTAACAGTGCATGGTTTGTTACCTGTTTCTTGAGCAGCTGTTTGGCCCTGTGAGTG comes from Lonchura striata isolate bLonStr1 chromosome 1, bLonStr1.mat, whole genome shotgun sequence and encodes:
- the STEAP2 gene encoding metalloreductase STEAP2, whose translation is MESISMMGSPKNLNETFLPNAANGILKDASKVTIGIIGSGDFAKSLTIRLIRCGYHVVVGSRNPKHAADFFPHVVDVTHHEDAVAKTNIIFVAIHREHYTSLWDLKHLLAGKILIDVSNNTRVDQYPDSNAEYLASLFPDSVIVKGFNVISAWSLQLGPKDASRQVYICSNNVQARHQVIELARQLSFIPIDLGALSSSREIENLPLRLFTLWKGPVLIAISLATFFFIYSFVRDVIHPYMRNQQSDFYKIPIEIVNKTLPIVAITLLSLVYLSGLIAAAYQLYYGTKYRRFPPWLDNWLQCRKQLGLLSFFFAAVHVVYSLCLPMRRSERYLFLNMAYQQVHANVENSWNEEEVWRIEMYISFGIMSLGLLSLLAVTSIPSVNSALNWREFSFIQSTLGYIALLISTFHVLIYGWKRAFEEENYRFYTPPNFVLALVLPSIVILGKIILLLPCVSRKLRRIRRGWEKSHVIEEVSGSVPHLSPERITVM